The following proteins are encoded in a genomic region of Lachnospiraceae bacterium KM106-2:
- a CDS encoding hydrolase, HAD subfamily IIIA, translating into MFQRFYPDEIKKSAYEIDYERLYQEGYRGLLFDIDNTLVEHGKDATEESIELFKRLKKIGFEVCLISNNKVERVERFNKQIQVKYIFDAHKPRRKNYLKAVELMGTNLKNTIFVGDQLFTDVYGAKRTGLRNILVEPIDPKEEIQIVLKRYLEKIVLHFYRKSKA; encoded by the coding sequence ATGTTTCAACGATTTTACCCAGATGAGATTAAGAAAAGCGCATATGAGATCGACTATGAAAGGCTTTATCAAGAAGGCTATCGTGGATTGCTTTTCGATATCGATAATACATTAGTGGAACATGGTAAAGATGCAACAGAAGAATCAATTGAATTATTCAAGAGACTAAAGAAAATTGGGTTTGAGGTCTGTCTCATTTCAAATAATAAAGTGGAACGAGTGGAACGTTTTAATAAACAAATTCAAGTGAAATACATCTTTGATGCTCATAAACCGAGAAGGAAGAATTATTTAAAAGCGGTTGAGCTGATGGGCACGAATTTAAAGAATACAATTTTTGTCGGCGATCAATTATTTACCGATGTATATGGAGCAAAACGCACTGGGCTTCGTAATATATTAGTAGAGCCGATCGATCCGAAAGAGGAAATTCAGATTGTATTAAAACGTTATTTAGAAAAGATCGTATTGCATTTTTATCGTAAATCTAAGGCATAA
- a CDS encoding stage III sporulation protein AA produces the protein MDKRDEILKIFSMNIRKVLAAVKINYNYLQEIRLRINGPLMVIYNNQEYFVTKNCVLDRGIDRAYIVSQNELRETMEYISNYSLYAFEDEIKQGFITIQGGHRVGIAGKTILEADKIKNIKHISFINIRLAHQIKGCADKVIPYIVENKEVHHTLIISPPRCGKTTLLRDMIRQLSNGEHGIPGVTVGVVDERSEIGACYMGVPQNELGIRTDILDCCPKANGMMMLIRSMSPHIIAVDEIGSREDVEAIEYVINCGCKLIATVHGSTIDDIKNKPLLGKLVREKVFERYVVLNNHGGIGNIGEIYDARGTLLYRGN, from the coding sequence ATGGATAAAAGGGACGAGATATTGAAGATATTTTCTATGAATATTAGAAAAGTTTTGGCTGCTGTCAAAATAAATTATAACTATTTGCAGGAAATCAGGCTCCGAATCAATGGGCCGTTAATGGTCATCTATAATAATCAAGAATATTTTGTGACAAAGAATTGTGTGCTCGATCGTGGAATAGACCGAGCTTATATTGTTTCACAGAATGAATTGAGAGAAACAATGGAATACATAAGCAATTACTCGTTATATGCCTTTGAAGATGAGATCAAACAAGGGTTTATAACGATTCAAGGGGGTCATAGAGTGGGAATTGCAGGTAAGACAATTCTAGAAGCTGATAAGATAAAAAATATTAAACACATATCATTTATCAATATTCGTCTGGCGCATCAGATCAAGGGGTGTGCAGATAAAGTCATTCCCTATATTGTAGAAAATAAGGAGGTACATCATACTCTCATTATATCACCGCCAAGATGCGGTAAGACAACACTCCTTCGGGACATGATAAGGCAATTATCAAATGGAGAACATGGGATACCTGGAGTTACGGTTGGTGTCGTAGATGAACGAAGTGAGATTGGAGCCTGTTATATGGGTGTACCTCAAAATGAATTAGGAATTCGAACGGATATTTTGGATTGTTGTCCGAAGGCAAATGGAATGATGATGCTGATACGGTCTATGTCACCACATATCATTGCGGTGGATGAGATTGGTTCAAGAGAAGATGTAGAAGCGATCGAATACGTGATCAATTGCGGATGTAAACTGATCGCGACGGTTCATGGGAGTACGATTGATGATATTAAAAACAAACCGCTCCTTGGAAAGTTAGTCCGGGAGAAAGTGTTTGAACGTTACGTAGTACTTAATAACCACGGTGGTATCGGCAATATTGGTGAAATCTACGATGCAAGAGGAACTTTATTGTATCGTGGTAATTAG
- a CDS encoding undecaprenyl-diphosphatase, translating to MIEILKTLILGIVEGITEWLPISSTGHMILVDEFLKMNQSEAFMKMFQVVIQLGAIMAVVVLYWNKIFPFGIKKNNVDTVYDKKQDITFYKGKFYVDMSMIIMWLKIAVACIPSIIIGLPFDDKIDAMFYNFQTVAITLIIYGVLFIVVENWNKGRKPCMTDMEDITFQAAAIIGIFQVLALIPGTSRSGATIIGGLLIGMSRTLAAEFTFFLAIPTMFGASLLKLIKFGFHFSSMEIVILFIGMLSAYLVSVFAIKFLMSYIKKHDFKFFGYYRIVLGIIVIGYWIFK from the coding sequence ATGATAGAGATTTTGAAGACGTTGATCCTTGGTATTGTCGAAGGAATCACAGAATGGCTTCCAATCAGCAGTACTGGACATATGATCTTAGTCGATGAATTCCTCAAAATGAACCAAAGTGAGGCATTTATGAAAATGTTCCAAGTAGTAATTCAGCTCGGAGCAATTATGGCAGTTGTCGTTCTTTATTGGAATAAGATATTCCCATTTGGTATAAAGAAAAACAATGTGGATACAGTTTATGATAAAAAGCAGGATATTACCTTCTATAAAGGTAAATTCTATGTGGATATGTCCATGATCATTATGTGGTTGAAAATTGCAGTTGCATGTATTCCGTCAATCATCATCGGACTTCCTTTTGATGATAAGATCGACGCTATGTTTTATAATTTCCAGACAGTAGCGATCACACTTATTATCTATGGTGTTTTATTTATTGTTGTTGAGAATTGGAATAAAGGTCGTAAACCATGTATGACAGATATGGAAGATATCACATTCCAAGCAGCCGCGATCATTGGTATTTTCCAGGTGTTAGCATTAATTCCTGGTACTAGCCGTTCTGGTGCGACTATCATTGGTGGTTTGTTGATTGGTATGTCTCGTACATTGGCAGCAGAATTTACATTCTTCCTTGCCATTCCAACTATGTTTGGAGCAAGTTTATTAAAATTAATTAAATTTGGCTTCCATTTTTCAAGTATGGAAATAGTTATTTTATTCATTGGTATGTTGAGCGCATATTTAGTATCCGTATTTGCGATCAAGTTCTTAATGAGCTATATTAAGAAACATGATTTCAAGTTCTTTGGATATTATCGAATTGTTTTAGGTATCATAGTAATTGGATATTGGATTTTTAAATAA
- a CDS encoding shikimate 5-dehydrogenase I alpha — protein MIIAIFGSYENDTKEGLLMRYGLIGEKLGHSYSKVIHEKLADYTYDLIPLAKDELDAFMKAKDFAALNVTIPYKCEIIPYLDELDNNAKRIGAVNTIVNDHGRLIGHNTDFSGFEYMVLHNKIEVKDKKVLVLGIGGASKAIHAVLEHLGAKEIIMVYRRDTDTAISYETCFQHHLDANVIVNTTPVGMYPNCDASPIDLSKFDHLSAVLDIIYNPIETSLTKQANSLGIKGITGLEMLVAQAKYAVEFFLDKKLDESCIDAIYQDIRKTL, from the coding sequence ATGATTATTGCAATATTTGGTTCTTACGAAAACGATACGAAAGAAGGGCTTTTAATGAGATATGGGTTAATTGGAGAAAAATTAGGACATAGTTATTCTAAGGTGATTCACGAAAAATTGGCGGATTATACTTATGATTTGATCCCTCTTGCAAAGGATGAATTAGATGCTTTTATGAAAGCAAAAGACTTTGCGGCTTTAAATGTTACAATCCCCTACAAATGCGAGATCATCCCTTATTTAGATGAGTTAGATAACAATGCCAAACGAATCGGCGCCGTTAACACGATCGTAAATGACCACGGTCGTCTCATTGGACATAATACCGATTTTTCTGGATTTGAATATATGGTGCTTCATAATAAGATCGAAGTCAAAGATAAGAAAGTGCTAGTCCTTGGAATTGGTGGCGCTAGCAAAGCCATCCATGCGGTATTAGAGCATCTTGGTGCAAAAGAGATCATTATGGTTTATAGACGTGATACGGATACCGCCATCTCCTATGAAACTTGCTTTCAACATCATCTTGATGCCAATGTCATCGTCAATACAACTCCTGTCGGAATGTATCCGAATTGTGATGCATCTCCTATCGACTTAAGCAAGTTTGATCACTTAAGTGCCGTCTTAGATATCATCTACAATCCGATTGAGACGAGCTTAACCAAGCAGGCAAATTCATTAGGAATAAAGGGGATCACCGGTTTAGAGATGTTAGTTGCGCAGGCAAAGTATGCGGTAGAATTCTTTTTAGACAAAAAGTTAGATGAGTCTTGTATCGATGCAATCTATCAAGACATTAGAAAAACGTTATAA
- a CDS encoding translation elongation factor G-related protein, with translation MVVYSTDKIRNVVLLGHGSCGKTTLVEAMAHTMGITKRQGSIIEGNTISDYDKEESKRKFSISTSVVPIIYEDTKINFLDTPGYFDFIGEVEEAISAADAAVIVISAKAGVEVGTMRAWNLCETYHIPRLFFVTDMDDDHASYREVVEKLTELYGKRVAPFHLPIRENEKFVGFVNVVKMAGRRFTKESEYEECEIPDYSQKNLEKVREALLEAVAETSEELMEQYFAGEEFTREQISEALKTNVIDGTVVPVLMGSGLQTQGTTMLLDAIVKYFPSPEKLKVQAELESDATIKFDADYDSKKPVTLRVFKTIADPFIGKFSLFKVCSGILKSDMILRNSSSDVEEKVSKIYMLRGKEQQEVKQLYPGDIGAIAKLTATKTGDTLTDRKTLVQFPRVKISKPYTYLKFETVNKGDDDKVSQALAKLMDEDLTLRVENDVENRQTLLYGIGEQQIDVVVSKLLNKYKVSIETSKPKVPYRETIRKKVEVRGKYKKQSGGHGQYGDVVMEFEPYNDLSIGYVFEEKVFGGSVPKNYFPAVEKGLQESVLKGPMAGYPVVGLKATLTDGSYHPVDSSEMAFKMATIQAFKQAFMKANPILLEPIVTFKVKVPDKYTGDIMGDLNKRRGRVLGMNPIEGYGQEIVADVPLSEIYGYSTDLRSMTGGIGDFSYEFSRYEQAPSEVQAKVIEESVHVEE, from the coding sequence ATGGTGGTTTACTCTACGGATAAGATTAGGAATGTTGTATTGTTGGGGCACGGTAGCTGTGGTAAGACTACATTAGTCGAAGCCATGGCGCACACAATGGGAATTACGAAGAGACAAGGGAGCATCATAGAAGGAAATACGATCAGTGATTATGACAAAGAAGAATCGAAGAGAAAGTTTTCTATCAGTACATCAGTGGTTCCGATCATCTATGAAGATACAAAGATTAATTTTTTAGATACTCCTGGATATTTTGATTTCATCGGTGAAGTGGAAGAAGCGATCAGTGCAGCAGATGCAGCAGTCATCGTGATCTCAGCAAAAGCAGGAGTGGAAGTTGGAACAATGCGGGCATGGAATTTATGCGAGACGTATCATATCCCAAGATTGTTTTTTGTGACCGATATGGATGATGATCATGCCAGTTATCGAGAAGTAGTCGAGAAACTGACAGAACTTTATGGAAAGAGGGTTGCACCATTTCATTTGCCAATCCGTGAGAATGAGAAATTTGTTGGTTTTGTCAATGTAGTTAAGATGGCAGGGAGACGTTTTACGAAAGAGAGTGAGTACGAAGAGTGCGAGATACCAGATTACAGCCAAAAGAATCTTGAGAAGGTCAGAGAAGCTTTGTTAGAAGCAGTAGCAGAGACAAGCGAGGAGCTGATGGAACAGTACTTTGCCGGTGAAGAGTTTACAAGAGAGCAGATATCTGAAGCATTGAAGACAAATGTGATCGATGGAACGGTGGTTCCGGTATTGATGGGATCCGGATTGCAGACACAGGGAACGACTATGTTATTAGATGCGATCGTAAAGTATTTTCCTTCTCCTGAGAAATTAAAGGTGCAGGCAGAACTTGAGAGTGATGCCACGATCAAATTTGATGCTGATTACGACAGTAAGAAACCAGTAACTTTGCGTGTGTTTAAAACGATCGCGGATCCATTTATCGGTAAGTTTTCATTGTTTAAGGTTTGTTCTGGTATCTTAAAGAGTGATATGATCTTAAGAAATTCCTCTTCCGATGTGGAAGAGAAGGTTTCAAAAATATATATGTTACGAGGAAAAGAGCAGCAAGAAGTAAAACAGCTTTATCCAGGCGATATCGGTGCAATTGCCAAACTGACAGCAACAAAGACCGGTGATACACTGACAGATCGAAAGACATTAGTGCAGTTCCCAAGAGTTAAGATCTCCAAACCTTATACGTATCTCAAGTTTGAGACTGTAAATAAGGGGGATGATGATAAAGTATCCCAGGCACTTGCTAAGTTGATGGATGAAGATCTGACTTTGCGAGTCGAGAATGATGTGGAAAATAGGCAGACTTTATTATATGGCATTGGTGAGCAGCAGATCGATGTTGTGGTAAGCAAGCTACTGAATAAGTATAAAGTATCTATTGAGACAAGTAAGCCTAAAGTACCATATCGTGAGACAATCCGTAAAAAAGTTGAAGTACGTGGTAAATATAAAAAGCAATCAGGTGGTCATGGACAATATGGTGACGTAGTCATGGAATTTGAACCGTATAATGACTTGAGCATAGGCTATGTCTTTGAAGAAAAAGTATTTGGCGGTTCAGTACCGAAAAACTATTTCCCGGCAGTGGAAAAAGGATTGCAAGAAAGTGTTCTTAAAGGGCCAATGGCAGGATATCCAGTAGTCGGATTAAAGGCGACCCTGACCGATGGTTCTTATCATCCAGTTGACTCGTCTGAGATGGCATTTAAAATGGCAACCATCCAAGCGTTTAAGCAGGCATTTATGAAAGCAAATCCAATTCTTCTAGAGCCGATCGTCACCTTTAAAGTTAAGGTCCCAGACAAATATACAGGAGACATTATGGGGGATCTTAATAAACGAAGAGGCAGAGTGCTTGGCATGAATCCGATCGAAGGATATGGACAGGAGATCGTTGCAGATGTTCCACTATCGGAAATATACGGCTATTCCACAGACTTACGAAGTATGACGGGCGGAATCGGTGATTTCTCTTATGAATTTTCAAGATATGAGCAGGCACCAAGTGAAGTACAGGCAAAGGTTATCGAAGAAAGTGTTCATGTAGAAGAGTAA
- a CDS encoding stage III sporulation protein AB, which yields MKIIGAILVICSSTAIGFYMSAMLLGRIRELRELKKDVFILRGDIQYGNTPLPEAMEAIARRSNGVFSQFFHTVSKQMERLSGKPLSVIWEKAIKEILKDSYLSKLDKEHLMKLGDNLGYLDQQMQIKTIDLYIEQLQLEIDTAVESKKEKTRIYNMLGILSGIFITIVLI from the coding sequence ATGAAGATAATTGGTGCAATTTTAGTAATCTGTTCTTCCACAGCGATCGGATTTTATATGAGTGCCATGCTTTTAGGTAGAATTCGGGAACTAAGAGAGTTGAAGAAGGATGTGTTTATCCTTCGAGGTGACATACAATATGGGAATACTCCATTGCCAGAGGCAATGGAGGCTATTGCCAGGAGAAGTAACGGAGTATTTTCACAGTTCTTTCATACGGTGTCTAAACAGATGGAGCGATTGAGTGGGAAACCGCTTAGTGTAATCTGGGAGAAGGCGATCAAAGAGATTCTAAAGGATAGTTATCTTTCAAAATTGGACAAGGAGCATTTAATGAAATTAGGAGATAATCTTGGTTATCTTGACCAGCAGATGCAGATCAAGACGATCGATCTATATATTGAGCAGCTTCAATTGGAAATCGACACAGCAGTCGAATCAAAGAAAGAAAAGACGAGAATATATAATATGCTTGGTATACTCAGCGGAATATTTATAACCATAGTTTTAATATAA
- a CDS encoding stage III sporulation protein AG, producing MGIKDLFKQLKERRNTEGKEKKPLSIKDIGLPKLIILLVCGVIILMPMNFNLFNKSKKSSSVSTTTSNTSSNGESKTNEEYTKEMENKLKQGLSLVNGVGKVEVMITLKSSKTSVVLKDTPTEENTTKEKDSTGGTRDNTTKKSEEKTVMSTENGSSIPYEIKKYEPEIEGVVVIAKGAKSPSIQNEIVDAVLALFEVPAHKIKVMSMD from the coding sequence GTGGGAATTAAAGATTTATTCAAACAGTTAAAGGAAAGACGTAATACGGAAGGAAAAGAGAAAAAGCCACTTTCGATCAAAGACATTGGATTGCCAAAGCTGATCATCTTATTAGTGTGCGGGGTTATCATTTTAATGCCGATGAATTTTAATCTATTTAATAAAAGCAAAAAGAGTAGTTCAGTAAGTACAACGACTTCTAATACTTCATCAAATGGAGAAAGTAAAACAAATGAGGAATACACTAAAGAGATGGAGAATAAATTAAAGCAAGGACTAAGTCTGGTCAATGGAGTCGGGAAAGTTGAGGTGATGATTACTCTTAAGTCATCAAAAACATCAGTTGTTTTAAAAGATACGCCAACGGAAGAAAATACAACGAAGGAAAAAGATAGTACTGGAGGAACACGTGACAATACCACGAAAAAGAGCGAGGAAAAGACGGTAATGAGCACGGAGAATGGCAGTAGTATTCCTTATGAAATAAAAAAATATGAGCCAGAAATAGAAGGCGTTGTAGTGATTGCTAAAGGCGCGAAGAGCCCTAGTATTCAAAACGAAATTGTTGATGCAGTGTTGGCATTATTTGAGGTACCAGCACATAAAATTAAAGTGATGAGTATGGATTAA
- a CDS encoding translation elongation factor P, translating into MVSAGDFRNGLTVEIEGNVYQIIEFQHVKPGKGAAFVRTKIKNIKSGGVVEKTFRPTEKFPQAHIDKSDKQYLYSDGDLYHFMDVETFDQFALAEDQIGDSLKFVKENDMVKMLSHNGEVFAIEPPMFAELVIVETEPGFKGDTATGATKPAVVETGATVYVPLFVEQGDKIQIDTRTGDYLKRV; encoded by the coding sequence ATGGTATCTGCAGGAGATTTTAGAAATGGTTTAACAGTAGAAATTGAAGGAAATGTCTACCAAATCATCGAATTCCAACACGTTAAACCTGGTAAAGGTGCAGCGTTCGTTAGAACAAAAATCAAAAATATCAAGAGTGGCGGCGTTGTGGAAAAAACTTTCAGACCAACTGAAAAATTCCCACAAGCTCATATCGATAAAAGTGATAAGCAATATTTATACTCTGATGGTGATTTATATCACTTCATGGATGTTGAAACATTCGATCAATTTGCATTAGCAGAAGATCAAATCGGAGATTCTTTAAAATTCGTTAAAGAAAATGATATGGTTAAAATGCTTTCACATAACGGTGAAGTATTCGCTATCGAACCACCAATGTTCGCAGAATTAGTTATCGTTGAAACTGAACCAGGATTCAAAGGTGATACTGCAACAGGTGCTACTAAACCAGCTGTTGTTGAAACAGGAGCTACTGTTTATGTACCTTTATTCGTAGAACAAGGTGACAAGATCCAGATCGATACTAGAACTGGTGATTACTTAAAACGTGTATAA
- a CDS encoding stage III sporulation protein AC: MDINLIFKIAAVGILVSVLSQVLKHSGRDEQAFLASLAGLILVLLWLIPYIAELFDTIKSLFAL, from the coding sequence ATGGATATTAATTTAATCTTTAAGATCGCTGCGGTGGGCATATTAGTCTCGGTCCTAAGTCAGGTCTTAAAGCATTCAGGAAGAGATGAACAAGCTTTTTTGGCAAGTCTGGCGGGGCTTATCTTGGTACTTTTGTGGTTGATTCCATATATAGCGGAACTATTTGATACTATCAAGAGTCTATTTGCATTATAG
- a CDS encoding shikimate kinase I: MKDNIILIGFMGCGKTTVGKQLAKRLGYQFLDTDQYIEDKSKMKISHIFAEYGEEYFRALETAAVKKLIETTHKTVISSGGGLPLREENARLLQELGQVFFLNVSKEEVYRRLKGDTTRPLLRGKNPEEKIDQMMKYRVPIYKNAAEYEINVDKKNVEELVNEIELVSKM, encoded by the coding sequence ATGAAGGATAATATTATTTTAATTGGATTTATGGGGTGTGGAAAAACAACGGTTGGAAAGCAGCTAGCGAAGCGGTTAGGATATCAATTTCTTGATACGGATCAGTATATTGAGGATAAGAGCAAGATGAAAATATCTCATATATTTGCGGAATATGGGGAAGAATATTTTAGAGCATTAGAAACCGCTGCTGTGAAAAAATTAATTGAGACAACTCATAAGACAGTCATCTCATCCGGTGGCGGACTTCCGTTACGGGAAGAGAATGCAAGGTTATTACAGGAGCTTGGCCAAGTCTTTTTCCTAAATGTGTCAAAAGAAGAAGTATATAGGCGTTTAAAAGGAGATACGACAAGACCGCTGCTTCGAGGTAAGAATCCAGAGGAGAAGATCGATCAGATGATGAAATATCGCGTGCCGATCTATAAAAACGCAGCAGAATATGAAATCAATGTCGATAAGAAAAATGTAGAGGAACTTGTAAATGAAATTGAATTAGTAAGTAAAATGTAA
- a CDS encoding stage III sporulation protein AD, whose translation MVKIAIVGIVAVLLAIQLKSTKSEYGTYISLAACIVIVCLGMSRLESIVEGINKIQSYITINKAYLAILLKIVGITYIAEFASNLCKDAGHGAISNQIELVGKLTILSVSMPILLALLDTVNDFLS comes from the coding sequence ATGGTGAAGATTGCAATTGTAGGCATTGTAGCTGTACTCTTGGCAATTCAGTTAAAAAGTACGAAATCGGAATATGGGACATACATATCCTTAGCGGCCTGCATTGTGATCGTTTGTCTAGGTATGAGCCGTTTGGAGTCGATCGTAGAGGGCATTAATAAAATTCAGAGTTATATCACCATCAACAAAGCTTACTTAGCGATTCTGCTGAAAATCGTAGGGATAACCTACATTGCTGAATTTGCTTCAAATTTATGTAAAGATGCGGGACATGGAGCAATCTCGAATCAGATCGAGTTAGTAGGCAAGCTTACGATTCTTTCGGTTAGTATGCCGATATTACTGGCTTTGTTGGATACGGTAAATGACTTTTTATCATAG
- a CDS encoding stage III sporulation protein AE, whose protein sequence is MPVMASSETENTETEKNKYIDETADRVDYDEIQKVIDEVASGSQPFNFKEYVKGLTQGDDGISFSQILGDVKAAALNELNVNKKTIFQLIAVAIVAAIFTNFSNIFHNNQVADTAFYVTYLFMFSILTVSFVLATNIAINVLNAMFTFMKVLIPTYMVSVAFCAGARTSMVYYESTLLIITLINFLFLKIILPLINIYFVLVLANNLSKEDMLSKLAELLEMIITWSLKTLLAVVIGMNAIQALIFPSVDRVKNSIFLKSMKAIPGMGNAINMVSETVIGASVVVKNAIGVGGLIVILIICLIPIIKLVFYVFMYKFGTAIVQPISDKRILNCMGAASQAAKLLLSTVIITVVMFLFSIAIVATATNLRLT, encoded by the coding sequence ATGCCGGTTATGGCATCTAGTGAAACGGAAAATACAGAAACAGAGAAGAATAAATATATAGATGAGACCGCGGATCGTGTGGATTACGATGAAATTCAGAAAGTGATCGATGAAGTGGCATCAGGAAGTCAGCCATTTAACTTTAAAGAGTATGTGAAAGGACTTACACAAGGAGACGATGGAATCTCATTTAGTCAGATTTTAGGAGATGTGAAGGCAGCAGCGCTCAATGAATTAAATGTCAATAAGAAGACCATATTTCAGCTGATCGCAGTGGCGATCGTGGCAGCCATCTTTACTAATTTTTCAAATATCTTTCATAATAATCAAGTCGCAGATACCGCCTTTTATGTAACTTATCTATTTATGTTTTCGATATTGACGGTTTCTTTTGTACTGGCGACGAATATAGCGATCAATGTGCTAAATGCCATGTTTACTTTCATGAAGGTACTGATACCGACCTATATGGTTTCGGTGGCGTTTTGCGCCGGAGCCAGGACAAGCATGGTCTATTATGAATCTACATTATTGATCATCACGCTGATCAATTTCCTGTTTTTAAAGATTATTTTGCCGCTGATCAATATCTATTTTGTTCTTGTGTTAGCGAATAACTTATCAAAAGAGGACATGCTATCGAAGTTAGCAGAGTTGCTCGAGATGATCATAACTTGGTCGCTCAAAACCTTGTTAGCGGTCGTGATCGGAATGAATGCAATTCAGGCATTGATCTTCCCGAGTGTGGATCGGGTTAAGAATTCCATTTTCTTAAAAAGTATGAAGGCGATCCCGGGAATGGGAAATGCCATTAATATGGTATCAGAGACAGTGATCGGTGCCAGTGTTGTGGTAAAAAATGCAATCGGTGTCGGTGGTCTTATCGTGATATTGATCATTTGTCTGATCCCGATCATTAAATTAGTCTTTTACGTATTCATGTATAAGTTTGGAACGGCGATCGTGCAGCCTATATCAGATAAGAGAATCTTAAATTGTATGGGAGCAGCATCACAGGCTGCAAAATTATTGTTGTCGACCGTTATCATTACGGTAGTGATGTTCTTATTTTCTATTGCAATTGTTGCAACGGCGACGAATTTACGATTGACGTAG
- a CDS encoding stage III sporulation protein AF → MEILYNAVKNIILFLILLAIIQNLVGKSGYRQYINIFAGMVLILIVVMPIMDLFHVTDKLTYYFDLNQFKAGTKGISGKMSEAEASTNQKIIQEYKEQIVDEVKIKLSNHNVTATSIKLELEMDQKKDSYGRVKKLVIYGKQQKSGSKKSSQNDDVSAVDKVAIDHIKLNEVQVDDSESDQTEDDIKYDTVLELNVKEDLAGYLNVSIDCIEVEIKS, encoded by the coding sequence ATGGAGATTTTATATAATGCAGTGAAAAATATCATCTTATTTCTAATCCTACTGGCGATCATTCAGAACTTAGTTGGAAAGAGCGGTTATAGGCAGTACATAAATATCTTTGCAGGAATGGTATTGATCTTGATCGTAGTAATGCCGATCATGGATCTCTTTCATGTGACAGATAAGTTAACCTACTATTTTGACCTCAATCAATTTAAGGCTGGAACGAAAGGAATATCAGGAAAGATGTCAGAGGCAGAGGCATCGACCAATCAGAAGATCATTCAGGAATATAAGGAGCAGATCGTTGATGAGGTGAAGATTAAATTAAGTAATCATAACGTAACGGCAACCTCGATAAAACTAGAGTTAGAAATGGATCAAAAGAAAGATTCTTATGGAAGGGTAAAGAAGCTTGTTATTTATGGAAAACAGCAAAAATCCGGAAGTAAGAAAAGCAGTCAAAATGATGATGTATCAGCAGTAGATAAGGTGGCGATCGATCATATTAAGTTAAATGAAGTACAGGTGGATGATTCAGAAAGTGATCAAACGGAAGATGATATCAAATATGATACGGTTTTAGAATTAAATGTGAAAGAGGATTTAGCAGGTTATCTAAATGTCTCTATTGATTGTATTGAAGTAGAGATCAAGTCTTGA